The following coding sequences are from one Nicotiana tomentosiformis chromosome 3, ASM39032v3, whole genome shotgun sequence window:
- the LOC104096053 gene encoding kunitz trypsin inhibitor 5-like — MKIVILFSFLHLLIAFSSCNARITTPNQLLPPLVRDNQGEILTSDSRYFMLPGAGGGGVTRDLGNGTETSSNFVCPFQVVQSRKDLDPGMPVFLKPRNNQVKKISESTSLNIKFYLNPTFACADNLVWMVEGFPGTQSPFFLSTNGVEGDPLQMTSWFQVKKFNDHPTDYSYKLVFCPWGESFCSDIGIEVVDRQRRLALTLNPNNTYRFVFVKDTSHGMSII, encoded by the coding sequence ATGAAGATAGTTATTTTGTTTTCATTCCTCCATCTCCTTATTGCCTTTTCCTCTTGTAATGCTAGAATAACAACTCCGAACCAGCTCTTGCCTCCTCTGGTGCGTGACAATCAAGGCGAGATTCTCACATCCGACTCGAGGTACTTCATGTTGCCTGGAGCTGGTGGTGGCGGAGTAACACGAGACTTGGGAAATGGAACTGAAACCAGCTCTAATTTTGTTTGTCCATTTCAGGTGGTGCAGTCTCGAAAAGATCTAGACCCCGGCATGCCTGTGTTTCTAAAACCTCGTAATAACCAAGTTAAAAAGATCAGTGAATCAACTTCTCTTAACATCAAGTTCTATCTTAATCCAACTTTCGCATGTGCTGACAACTTAGTGTGGATGGTTGAAGGTTTTCCAGGAACACAGAGTCCGTTTTTCTTGTCAACTAACGGAGTAGAAGGAGATCCCTTACAAATGACCAGCTGGTTTCAGGTTAAGAAATTTAATGATCATCCTACTGATTATTCTTACAAGTTGGTGTTTTGTCCATGGGGAGAATCCTTCTGCAGTGACATTGGAATCGAGGTAGTTGACCGACAAAGGCGTTTGGCTTTGACTTTGAACCCCAATAATACCTACCGATTTGTGTTCGTCAAGGATACAAGCCACGGAATGTCGATTATATGA